One genomic segment of Clostridium saccharoperbutylacetonicum N1-4(HMT) includes these proteins:
- the disA gene encoding DNA integrity scanning diadenylate cyclase DisA: protein MRIEKGIGIKNVLKIMCPGTQLREGLENILRAKTGGLLVIGDDEEIMKLVDGGFYINSEYTPSYAYELAKMDGAIVISADLKRIVCANAQLIPDSSIPTYETGTRHRTAHRVAKQTNNVVIAISQRRNIITMYKGDIKYVLRESSVILGKANQALQTLEKYVSVLERVVNNLNLLEFQDLTTLFDVVTAVQRTEMVMRIVEEINMYILELGNEGRLISMQLNELVKHIERDGILLIRDYCKDALQYNEVYEHIQKLNSSELLDLDAISRALGYSAVPLMDTLISPKGYRVLSKVPRIPSNVIDNLIKEFKELSNIIDADINELDNVEGIGEARATAIKDGLKRIKEQVLLKKEI from the coding sequence ATGAGAATAGAAAAGGGAATAGGAATAAAGAATGTATTAAAAATAATGTGCCCAGGCACTCAACTAAGGGAAGGACTTGAAAATATATTAAGGGCAAAAACAGGTGGTTTATTAGTAATTGGTGATGATGAAGAAATTATGAAATTAGTTGATGGAGGTTTTTATATCAATTCAGAATATACTCCTTCATATGCATATGAGTTAGCTAAAATGGATGGTGCAATTGTAATTTCTGCTGATTTAAAAAGAATTGTATGTGCCAATGCTCAATTAATTCCGGATTCCTCCATACCAACATATGAAACTGGTACTAGGCATAGGACAGCTCATAGGGTAGCTAAACAAACTAATAATGTAGTTATTGCAATTTCTCAAAGGAGAAATATAATAACTATGTACAAAGGTGATATAAAGTACGTTTTGAGAGAGAGTAGTGTGATTTTAGGTAAAGCTAATCAAGCACTTCAAACATTAGAAAAGTATGTTTCTGTACTTGAAAGAGTTGTAAATAATTTAAATTTACTAGAATTTCAGGACTTAACAACTCTTTTTGATGTAGTTACAGCTGTTCAAAGAACTGAAATGGTAATGAGAATAGTTGAAGAAATTAATATGTATATATTAGAACTTGGAAATGAAGGACGATTAATATCTATGCAACTTAATGAGTTGGTGAAGCATATAGAGAGAGATGGAATATTACTAATTAGAGATTATTGTAAGGATGCATTACAATATAATGAGGTATATGAACATATTCAAAAACTAAATTCGTCAGAATTGTTAGATTTAGATGCAATTTCACGAGCATTGGGATATAGTGCAGTTCCACTGATGGATACATTAATATCTCCAAAGGGATACAGGGTGTTAAGCAAAGTTCCAAGGATACCATCTAATGTTATAGATAACTTAATTAAGGAATTTAAAGAACTTAGTAATATAATAGATGCTGATATTAATGAACTAGACAATGTTGAGGGAATCGGAGAAGCTAGAGCTACTGCAATCAAGGATGGATTGAAACGAATAAAGGAACAAGTATTATTAAAAAAAGAAATATAG
- a CDS encoding PIN/TRAM domain-containing protein, with amino-acid sequence MLKKLVRGIFFIIGIIIGYFISELLLTIPQIESLSYLSSTVGMVIFVIVISFLFGLIFYIFSPNIYKGIANLIEYIEKSMQKMSITEILYGTFGAVIALILMTFIAEPINSVPKVGPIILILLNVLAAVIGAEIMIKKKDDITALLLNFKKPAIKEKKAKESGKDSIKGIPKVLDTSVIIDGRIFDICETGFIEGPLVIPNFVLDELRHISDSSDSLKRNRGRRGLDILNKIQKELSIETQIVDDDFPKIAEVDAKLLKLAQKMDGKVITNDYNLNKVAEFQGVPVLNINELSNAIKPVVLPGEEMRIDIVKDGKESSQGVAYLEDGTMIVVEGGRKYIGQTTDVMVTSVLQTAAGRMIFAKPKEN; translated from the coding sequence GTGTTAAAGAAATTAGTAAGAGGTATTTTTTTTATAATTGGAATTATAATAGGATACTTTATATCGGAACTATTATTAACGATACCACAAATTGAGAGTTTAAGCTATCTTTCAAGTACTGTAGGGATGGTTATATTTGTAATTGTTATATCTTTTCTTTTTGGACTTATATTTTATATTTTTTCACCTAATATATATAAAGGAATTGCTAATTTAATTGAGTATATTGAAAAAAGTATGCAGAAAATGAGCATAACAGAAATATTATATGGAACTTTTGGAGCAGTTATTGCTTTGATTCTTATGACTTTTATTGCAGAACCAATAAACAGTGTGCCTAAAGTAGGACCTATCATATTGATTTTATTAAATGTATTAGCAGCTGTGATAGGTGCAGAAATAATGATTAAAAAGAAAGATGATATAACTGCACTTCTTCTTAATTTTAAGAAGCCTGCAATTAAAGAAAAGAAAGCTAAGGAATCAGGTAAAGATTCTATAAAAGGAATACCAAAAGTATTAGATACATCAGTTATAATTGATGGGAGAATATTTGATATTTGTGAAACTGGATTTATTGAGGGTCCATTGGTGATACCTAATTTTGTGTTAGATGAGTTGAGACATATTTCTGATTCTTCTGATTCATTGAAAAGAAACAGGGGAAGAAGAGGCTTAGATATACTAAATAAAATACAAAAAGAATTATCAATTGAAACTCAAATTGTGGATGATGATTTCCCTAAGATTGCTGAAGTAGATGCAAAATTATTAAAATTAGCGCAAAAGATGGATGGAAAAGTTATAACTAATGATTATAATTTAAATAAGGTAGCTGAATTTCAAGGTGTTCCAGTATTAAATATAAATGAATTATCAAATGCAATAAAACCAGTAGTTCTTCCTGGGGAAGAAATGAGGATTGATATCGTTAAGGATGGTAAAGAGTCAAGCCAAGGGGTTGCGTATTTAGAAGATGGAACTATGATTGTTGTTGAGGGAGGAAGAAAATATATAGGACAAACAACCGATGTTATGGTTACTTCAGTTCTTCAAACGGCAGCAGGAAGAATGATTTTTGCAAAACCTAAAGAGAATTAA
- the ispD gene encoding 2-C-methyl-D-erythritol 4-phosphate cytidylyltransferase, producing MVSAIVLAGGRGKRMGCSKSKQYIELEGKPILYYTLKQFIDNKYIDKIVLVVPEDEKEYCKNEVLDKYGLIIHKIVVGGKERQDSVYNALDQLNGSDIVLIHDGARPFVSQRVINDAIKYTRIYGAAAPGVKPKDTIKIRDEKNFSVNTLERDSLVAIQTPQAFDFNLIYECHKKVKKSKIVVTDDTAVVENFGNKVYIYEGDYTNIKITTPEDLVFAKHFARMV from the coding sequence ATGGTTAGCGCAATTGTATTAGCAGGTGGAAGAGGCAAGAGAATGGGATGCTCTAAAAGCAAGCAATATATTGAATTAGAAGGAAAGCCAATTCTTTATTATACATTAAAACAATTCATAGATAATAAATATATTGATAAAATTGTTTTGGTAGTTCCTGAAGATGAAAAAGAGTATTGTAAGAATGAAGTTTTGGACAAATATGGGCTCATAATTCATAAAATTGTTGTTGGTGGTAAGGAGAGGCAGGATTCGGTATATAACGCTTTAGATCAATTAAATGGATCGGATATAGTTTTAATACATGATGGCGCTCGACCATTTGTTTCACAAAGAGTCATAAATGATGCTATTAAATATACTAGAATTTATGGAGCGGCAGCTCCAGGTGTTAAACCTAAAGATACAATTAAAATTAGAGATGAAAAGAATTTTTCAGTAAATACCTTAGAAAGAGATAGTCTTGTTGCAATTCAAACTCCTCAAGCCTTTGACTTTAATCTAATATATGAATGCCATAAAAAGGTTAAAAAAAGTAAAATAGTAGTTACTGATGATACTGCTGTGGTAGAGAATTTTGGAAACAAAGTATATATATATGAAGGTGATTATACCAATATAAAAATAACAACTCCAGAAGATTTAGTTTTTGCAAAGCATTTTGCGAGAATGGTATAA
- a CDS encoding proline--tRNA ligase, with protein MKMSNMLISTLREVPAEAEIDSHKLMLRAGMIRKMAAGVYNYMPLGLRVLKKIEDIVREEMNATGAQEFLASAMIPAELWQESGRWDAYGAEMFRLKDRGERDFCLGPTHEEVFTDIARNEIKSYKQLPLNLYQIQTKYRDERRPRFGVMRSREFVMKDAYSFDKDQQGLDFVYDKMHDAYVKIFNRCGLDAKCVAADSGAIGGSNSAEFMVKSEVGEDDVVFCTECDYAANIEKASSPAEKEEKQELMEIEKIATPNSRGIEEVSAFLNVSSIKTVKTLLYKVDEKIIAVFVRGDREVNEVKVANAVDASGDMEMASHEEYINAAGCDIGFAGPVGIKADIVLVDEEVKNMYNFISGANETGYHLKNVNYGRDFEGIVGDFRKVVEGQKCPVCGGIVTIARGTEVGHIFKLGTKYSEAMNANFIDEDGKEKPFIMGCYGIGVTRTMASIIEQHHDENGIIWPLSVAPYHVSVIPVNIKDEEQVEVAKNIYEDLVNMGIEVLLDDRNERAGVKFKDSELMGIPMRVTVGKKIGDGEIEFKLRNGEMEVMKIKDVCNIIKTEFDKNNIKLK; from the coding sequence ATGAAAATGTCTAATATGTTAATATCTACATTGAGGGAAGTGCCAGCAGAAGCAGAGATTGATAGTCATAAATTGATGCTGAGAGCAGGGATGATAAGAAAAATGGCAGCAGGTGTATATAATTATATGCCACTTGGATTAAGAGTATTAAAAAAAATAGAAGATATAGTAAGGGAAGAAATGAATGCAACAGGGGCACAAGAATTTTTGGCTTCAGCCATGATTCCAGCAGAATTATGGCAGGAGTCAGGTAGATGGGATGCTTATGGAGCAGAAATGTTCAGATTGAAAGATAGAGGGGAAAGAGATTTTTGTTTAGGACCAACCCATGAAGAAGTATTCACAGATATTGCTAGAAATGAAATTAAGTCTTATAAGCAATTACCACTAAATTTATACCAAATTCAAACTAAATATAGAGATGAACGCAGACCAAGATTTGGTGTTATGAGATCAAGGGAATTCGTAATGAAGGATGCATATAGCTTCGATAAAGATCAACAAGGATTAGATTTTGTTTATGACAAGATGCATGACGCATATGTTAAAATATTTAATAGATGCGGTTTAGATGCTAAGTGTGTTGCAGCAGATTCTGGAGCAATAGGAGGATCAAACTCAGCAGAATTTATGGTTAAATCAGAAGTTGGAGAAGATGATGTAGTATTCTGTACTGAATGTGACTATGCAGCTAATATTGAAAAAGCATCTTCTCCTGCTGAAAAAGAGGAAAAGCAAGAATTGATGGAAATAGAAAAAATAGCTACTCCTAATAGTAGAGGAATAGAAGAAGTATCAGCATTTTTAAATGTATCTTCAATAAAAACAGTTAAAACTTTATTATATAAAGTTGACGAAAAAATTATTGCTGTATTTGTAAGGGGAGACCGAGAAGTTAATGAAGTTAAAGTAGCTAATGCTGTTGATGCTTCAGGAGACATGGAGATGGCATCTCATGAAGAATATATAAATGCAGCTGGTTGTGATATTGGATTCGCTGGACCTGTCGGAATAAAAGCTGATATTGTGTTAGTAGATGAAGAAGTTAAAAATATGTACAATTTTATTTCTGGAGCTAATGAAACAGGATATCACTTGAAAAATGTAAATTATGGAAGGGATTTTGAAGGAATAGTTGGTGACTTTAGAAAAGTTGTTGAAGGCCAAAAATGTCCTGTTTGTGGTGGAATAGTTACTATTGCAAGAGGAACTGAAGTTGGGCATATATTTAAGCTTGGAACAAAATATTCAGAAGCTATGAATGCTAATTTCATAGATGAGGATGGGAAAGAAAAACCATTTATTATGGGGTGCTATGGTATTGGTGTTACTAGAACAATGGCGTCAATCATTGAACAACATCATGATGAGAATGGTATAATTTGGCCATTATCCGTTGCTCCATATCATGTTTCAGTTATTCCTGTAAATATTAAGGATGAAGAGCAAGTTGAAGTAGCTAAGAATATTTATGAAGATCTAGTAAATATGGGTATAGAAGTACTTTTAGATGATAGAAATGAAAGAGCGGGAGTGAAATTTAAGGATTCAGAGTTAATGGGAATACCGATGAGAGTAACTGTTGGTAAGAAAATTGGCGATGGAGAAATAGAATTTAAACTTAGAAATGGTGAAATGGAAGTGATGAAAATAAAAGATGTTTGTAATATAATAAAAACTGAGTTTGATAAAAATAATATAAAGTTAAAATAA
- the cysS gene encoding cysteine--tRNA ligase encodes MKVYNTLTKQKEEFIPIIPGEVKMYVCGPTVYNFFHIGNGRTFIVFDTIRRYLEYRGYKVEFIQNFTDIDDKMINKANDEGITVKELGDKYINEYYQDADALNIERASVNPRATEYIKDIIKFVEELIAADFAYEVDGDVYYSTKKFSNYGQLAGQNLEDLQAGARISVDERKKDPMDFAIWKAQKPGEPAWESPWGLGRPGWHIECSCMAKKLLGDTIDIHAGGMDLKFPHHENEIAQSEAVTGKKFANYWLHAAFVNVDNKKMSKSLNNFFTAREILQEYDADAIRFLMLSGHYRIQINFTKELLDSAKASIERLYNCINNLENLKDEVSKKTMDNGEDDYLKSLSKYREKFIEKMDDDFNTADAISVLFDLAKDINNNVNINSSAELCEETKKLVRELGKPLGILQTYMKKDLEAEIQELIDRRQQARKDRDFALADKIRDDLKSRNIILEDTPQGVRWKKID; translated from the coding sequence ATGAAGGTCTATAATACTTTAACTAAGCAAAAAGAAGAGTTTATACCGATTATCCCAGGTGAAGTTAAGATGTACGTGTGTGGGCCTACTGTATATAATTTCTTTCATATTGGTAATGGGAGGACATTTATAGTATTTGATACAATTAGAAGATACTTGGAATACAGAGGATACAAGGTTGAGTTTATTCAGAATTTTACTGACATAGATGATAAGATGATTAATAAGGCAAATGATGAAGGAATTACAGTAAAAGAACTAGGGGATAAATATATAAATGAGTACTACCAAGATGCAGATGCTTTAAATATTGAAAGAGCTAGTGTTAATCCTAGAGCAACGGAGTACATCAAAGACATAATAAAATTTGTTGAAGAACTAATTGCAGCAGATTTTGCGTATGAAGTAGATGGAGATGTATATTATAGCACAAAAAAATTCAGTAACTATGGACAATTGGCTGGTCAAAATTTGGAAGATCTACAAGCTGGAGCAAGGATTTCTGTTGATGAACGAAAAAAAGACCCAATGGATTTTGCTATATGGAAAGCACAAAAACCAGGTGAACCTGCATGGGAAAGTCCATGGGGATTAGGAAGACCGGGATGGCATATAGAATGTTCTTGTATGGCAAAGAAACTATTGGGGGACACTATTGACATTCATGCAGGTGGTATGGATTTGAAATTCCCACATCATGAAAATGAAATAGCACAAAGTGAAGCTGTAACAGGAAAGAAATTTGCAAATTATTGGTTACATGCTGCATTTGTTAATGTTGATAATAAAAAAATGTCAAAATCACTAAATAATTTTTTTACAGCAAGAGAGATTCTTCAAGAATATGATGCAGATGCAATAAGATTTTTAATGTTATCAGGACATTATAGAATTCAAATAAACTTTACAAAAGAACTTTTAGATTCTGCTAAAGCATCAATAGAAAGGTTATATAACTGTATAAATAATCTTGAGAATTTAAAGGATGAAGTTAGTAAAAAGACTATGGATAATGGGGAAGATGATTATTTAAAATCACTATCAAAATATAGAGAAAAGTTTATAGAGAAAATGGATGATGATTTTAATACAGCAGATGCAATTTCAGTATTATTTGATTTAGCTAAAGATATAAATAACAATGTAAATATAAATTCTTCAGCTGAATTATGTGAAGAGACAAAGAAATTAGTAAGAGAACTTGGAAAGCCGTTAGGGATTCTTCAGACATATATGAAAAAGGATTTAGAAGCTGAAATTCAAGAACTTATTGATAGAAGGCAACAAGCAAGAAAAGACAGAGACTTTGCTTTGGCAGATAAAATAAGGGATGATTTAAAGAGTAGAAATATAATTTTAGAGGACACACCACAAGGTGTTAGATGGAAAAAGATTGATTAA
- a CDS encoding Mini-ribonuclease 3, with protein MLDDLRMKEFSKEEARLLNPLQLALIGDGVYEIFIRNYILTKNSALSANKIHINAIKYVKAKSQANIMHEIEKDLDEEEEGIYKRGRNAKSQTVPKNADVRDYRMATGFEALVGYLYLIGNRERLKAIFNQCINIIK; from the coding sequence ATGTTAGATGATTTAAGAATGAAGGAATTTTCAAAGGAGGAGGCAAGACTATTAAATCCACTTCAATTAGCATTAATAGGTGATGGTGTATATGAAATATTTATTAGAAATTATATTTTGACAAAAAATTCAGCATTGTCGGCTAATAAAATTCATATTAATGCAATAAAATATGTTAAGGCTAAAAGTCAAGCAAATATAATGCATGAAATTGAAAAAGATTTAGATGAAGAAGAAGAAGGAATTTATAAAAGAGGAAGAAATGCAAAGTCACAAACAGTCCCTAAGAATGCAGATGTAAGAGACTATAGAATGGCTACAGGATTTGAGGCATTAGTAGGATATTTATACTTAATAGGAAATAGAGAACGATTGAAAGCGATATTTAATCAATGTATTAACATAATAAAATGA
- the rlmB gene encoding 23S rRNA (guanosine(2251)-2'-O)-methyltransferase RlmB: protein MEGKTKEMNAKGKFDKFEKNKGRSELKNNDFTKIKNKDRKEARNEIQEREDIVIGRNAVIETLKGERTIETLYISNSKLEGSIKTIVSLAKEKRILIKEVDKRKLDSMCEGEAHQGVIAKITPYRYSEVSDILAFAKEKGESPFIVILDEIEDPHNLGSIVRTAELFGVHGIIIPKRRSASVSTTVYKSSVGAIEHVKIAKVTNINTVIEELKEKGIWVYGADIRADEYSYQVDFSGPCAVIIGNEGRGISKLTVQKCDKLIKIPMVGKINSLNASVAGGIIMYEVLKGRLK from the coding sequence ATGGAAGGGAAAACTAAGGAAATGAATGCAAAAGGCAAGTTTGATAAATTTGAAAAGAATAAAGGCAGATCTGAATTGAAGAATAATGATTTTACTAAAATAAAGAACAAGGATAGAAAAGAAGCAAGGAATGAAATTCAAGAAAGAGAAGATATAGTTATTGGAAGAAATGCTGTTATAGAAACTTTAAAAGGTGAAAGAACAATTGAAACCTTATACATATCAAATAGTAAATTAGAGGGATCTATAAAAACAATCGTTAGTTTAGCAAAAGAGAAGAGAATTTTAATTAAAGAAGTTGATAAAAGAAAACTTGATTCTATGTGTGAAGGAGAGGCTCATCAAGGAGTGATAGCTAAAATAACACCATACAGGTATTCTGAAGTGTCAGATATTCTAGCATTTGCAAAAGAAAAGGGAGAAAGCCCATTTATTGTAATATTAGATGAAATTGAAGATCCACATAATTTAGGTTCAATAGTAAGAACGGCAGAATTATTCGGAGTTCATGGGATTATTATTCCAAAAAGAAGAAGCGCATCTGTTAGTACAACGGTCTATAAATCATCAGTAGGTGCAATAGAACATGTTAAAATAGCTAAGGTTACTAACATAAATACAGTAATAGAAGAATTGAAAGAAAAAGGTATTTGGGTCTATGGTGCGGATATACGAGCTGATGAATATAGTTATCAAGTAGATTTTAGTGGCCCTTGTGCAGTTATAATTGGAAATGAAGGAAGAGGAATTTCTAAGTTAACAGTTCAAAAATGCGATAAATTAATAAAAATACCGATGGTAGGTAAGATTAATTCTTTAAATGCATCTGTAGCCGGTGGTATAATTATGTATGAGGTTTTAAAGGGACGATTAAAATAG
- a CDS encoding NYN domain-containing protein, with amino-acid sequence MKTIFVDGYNVINSWPNLKQTKDFSFEAARQILIDKLHNYGVFKACKIILVFDAHKVIGSLEKKEEVNKNISVVFTKDGETADNYIEKKVNVLGRKHEIVVVTSDSLEQQIVFQRGAVRMSSLEFYNEVLKVEKSIKIKADKNKNQHRNSISDNIDERTAEILEQIRRGK; translated from the coding sequence GTGAAAACTATTTTTGTAGATGGGTATAATGTTATAAACAGTTGGCCAAACTTAAAGCAAACCAAAGATTTTAGTTTTGAAGCTGCAAGACAAATTCTAATTGATAAATTACATAATTATGGAGTTTTTAAGGCTTGTAAGATAATTTTAGTTTTTGATGCTCACAAGGTCATAGGGAGTCTTGAAAAAAAAGAAGAAGTAAATAAAAATATTTCTGTAGTTTTTACTAAGGATGGAGAAACAGCAGATAATTATATTGAGAAAAAAGTTAATGTTCTAGGAAGAAAGCATGAGATTGTTGTTGTTACATCGGATAGTCTAGAACAGCAAATTGTTTTTCAGCGAGGTGCAGTTAGAATGTCATCCCTAGAATTTTACAATGAGGTGCTTAAGGTAGAAAAATCTATAAAAATAAAAGCTGACAAAAATAAAAATCAACATAGAAATAGTATAAGCGATAATATAGATGAAAGAACAGCAGAAATATTAGAACAAATTAGAAGAGGCAAGTAA
- the sigH gene encoding RNA polymerase sporulation sigma factor SigH — protein MQKRVENTQLEGFLDFKDKLDEEIVVKAKNGDNRAQEYLISKYENFVKSKAKAYFLIGADKEDIYQEGMIGLYKAIRDFNPEKSTSFKAFAEICVVRQIITAIKTATRQKHIPLNTYVSLNKPIYEEESERTLLDVLVGLKISDPEELMISKEQMDYIEEKISKVLSDLELEVLTSYLDGKSYQEIASNLERHSKSIDNALQRVKRKLEKCLDLK, from the coding sequence ATGCAGAAGAGAGTTGAGAATACGCAATTGGAAGGTTTTTTAGATTTTAAAGATAAGCTAGATGAAGAAATAGTCGTGAAAGCTAAAAATGGGGACAATAGAGCTCAAGAATATTTGATTTCAAAATATGAGAACTTTGTAAAATCAAAGGCTAAAGCATATTTTTTAATTGGAGCAGACAAAGAGGATATTTATCAAGAAGGAATGATAGGCCTATATAAGGCTATTAGAGACTTCAATCCAGAAAAGTCAACATCATTTAAGGCTTTTGCAGAAATATGTGTGGTTAGACAAATTATAACTGCAATAAAAACAGCTACAAGACAAAAACATATTCCATTAAATACTTATGTGTCATTAAATAAACCAATATATGAAGAAGAATCTGAAAGAACTCTTTTAGATGTATTAGTAGGATTAAAAATTTCAGATCCTGAAGAATTAATGATAAGTAAGGAACAAATGGATTATATTGAAGAAAAAATATCAAAGGTGCTTTCTGATTTGGAGTTAGAAGTTCTTACATCGTATTTAGATGGTAAATCATATCAAGAAATTGCAAGTAACTTAGAAAGACACTCAAAATCTATTGATAATGCATTGCAAAGAGTAAAGAGAAAATTAGAAAAATGCTTGGATTTAAAGTGA
- the tuf gene encoding elongation factor Tu encodes MAKAKYERSKPHVNIGTIGHVDHGKTTLTAAITTVLANKGFAEAFNYADIDKAPEEKERGITINTAHVEYQTENRHYAHVDCPGHADYVKNMITGAAQMDGAILVVSAADGPMPQTREHILLGSRVGIQYIVVFLNKADMVDDPELLELVEMEVRELLSEYDFPGDDIPVITGSALKALENPTDEEAIKPIMDLMEAVDSYIPTPERATDKAFLMPIEDVFTITGRGTVATGRVEAGILHVGDEVEIVGLSEEKKKVVVTGIEMFRKLLDEAQAGDNIGALLRGVQRTDIERGQVLSKPNSVHPHTKFVGQVYVLKKEEGGRHTPFFDGYRPQFYFRTTDVTGSIKLPDGMEMVMPGDHIDMNVELITPIAMDEGLRFAIREGGRTVGSGVVTSIVE; translated from the coding sequence ATGGCAAAAGCAAAGTATGAAAGAAGTAAGCCACACGTTAATATTGGAACAATAGGTCACGTAGACCATGGTAAGACAACATTAACAGCAGCAATAACAACAGTATTAGCAAACAAAGGATTTGCAGAAGCATTTAACTATGCAGATATTGATAAGGCTCCAGAAGAAAAAGAAAGAGGAATCACAATCAATACAGCACACGTTGAATACCAAACAGAAAACAGACACTATGCTCACGTTGACTGTCCAGGACATGCTGACTATGTTAAGAACATGATCACAGGAGCAGCACAAATGGATGGAGCTATCTTAGTTGTATCAGCAGCAGATGGTCCAATGCCACAAACAAGAGAACATATCTTACTTGGATCAAGAGTAGGTATCCAATATATCGTAGTATTCTTAAATAAAGCAGATATGGTAGATGATCCAGAATTATTAGAATTAGTTGAAATGGAAGTTAGAGAATTATTAAGTGAATATGACTTCCCAGGAGACGATATTCCAGTAATAACAGGATCAGCATTAAAAGCATTAGAAAACCCAACAGATGAAGAAGCAATTAAGCCAATCATGGACTTAATGGAAGCAGTAGATAGCTATATCCCAACTCCAGAAAGAGCAACAGATAAAGCATTCTTAATGCCAATCGAAGATGTATTCACAATTACAGGAAGAGGAACAGTTGCAACAGGAAGAGTTGAAGCTGGAATACTTCACGTAGGAGATGAAGTAGAAATCGTTGGATTATCAGAAGAAAAGAAGAAGGTTGTAGTAACTGGAATCGAAATGTTCAGAAAGTTATTAGACGAAGCGCAAGCAGGGGATAACATTGGAGCATTATTAAGAGGAGTTCAAAGAACTGATATTGAAAGAGGTCAAGTATTATCAAAACCAAATTCAGTACACCCTCACACAAAATTTGTAGGTCAAGTATACGTACTTAAGAAAGAAGAAGGTGGAAGACATACTCCATTCTTCGATGGATATAGACCACAATTCTATTTCAGAACAACAGACGTTACAGGATCAATCAAATTACCAGACGGAATGGAAATGGTAATGCCTGGAGATCACATTGATATGAATGTAGAATTAATCACTCCAATCGCAATGGATGAAGGATTAAGATTCGCTATCAGAGAAGGTGGAAGAACTGTAGGTTCTGGAGTTGTTACTAGTATAGTAGAATAG
- the rpmG gene encoding 50S ribosomal protein L33, which yields MRTKITLACTECKQRNYDSMKNKKNDPDRLEMKKYCKFCKKHTLHRETK from the coding sequence ATGAGAACAAAAATAACTTTAGCATGCACAGAGTGTAAACAAAGAAATTATGATTCAATGAAAAACAAAAAAAATGATCCAGATAGATTAGAAATGAAAAAGTATTGTAAATTCTGTAAAAAGCACACTCTTCATAGAGAAACAAAATAA
- the secE gene encoding preprotein translocase subunit SecE, with protein MSVKDNAKTEKAVKNNGLLGFFREVKVEVKKKITWPSKDETKKAFIAVITFTLMYTILVGGFDFIFRNLFDMFLKLK; from the coding sequence ATGTCAGTAAAAGATAATGCAAAGACTGAAAAAGCTGTTAAAAATAATGGTTTGCTTGGTTTTTTCCGAGAGGTTAAGGTAGAGGTTAAGAAGAAAATAACTTGGCCTTCGAAAGATGAGACAAAGAAAGCATTTATTGCAGTTATAACATTCACGCTAATGTATACAATATTAGTTGGTGGGTTTGATTTTATTTTCAGAAACCTCTTTGATATGTTTTTAAAATTAAAATAA